A stretch of Microtus pennsylvanicus isolate mMicPen1 chromosome 5, mMicPen1.hap1, whole genome shotgun sequence DNA encodes these proteins:
- the LOC142850819 gene encoding hemoglobin subunit beta-H0: MVHFTAEEKAAITSIWEKVDVEKAGGETLGRLLIVYPWTQRFFDKFGNLSSAQAVMGNPRIRAHGKKVLTSLGLAVKNMDNLKEVFAHLSELHCDKLHVDPENFKLLGNTLVIVLSSHFGKEFTAEVQAAWQKLVAGVANALAHKYH, from the exons ATGGTTCACTTCAcagctgaagagaaagctgctaTCACAAGCATTTGGGAAAAAGTGGATGTGGAAAAAGCTGGAGGAGAAACCCTGGGAAG GCTCCTGATTGTCTACCCATGGACTCAGAGATTCTTTGACAAGTTTGGAAACCTCTCTTCTGCCCAAGCCGTCATGGGTAACCCCAGAATCAGAGCCCATGGCAAGAAAGTGCTGACATCCCTAGGCTTGGCGGTTAAGAACATGGACAACCTCAAGGAGGTCTTTGCTCATCTGAGTGAGCTGCACTGTGACAAGCTTCACGTGGACCCTGAGAACTTCAAG CTCCTGGGAAACACGCTGGTGATTGTTCTCTCTTCTCACTTTGGCAAAGAATTCACGGCCGAGGTGCAGGCTGCCTGGCAGAAGTTGGTGGCAGGAGTAGCCAATGCTCTAGCCCACAAGTACCACTGA
- the LOC142850821 gene encoding hemoglobin subunit epsilon-Y2, with protein sequence MVNFTAEEKALVNGLWSKVNVEDIGGEALGRLLVVYPWTQRFFDSFGNLSSASAIMGNPRVKAHGKKVLTSLGEAIKNLDNLKSALAKLSELHCDKLHVDPENFKLLGNVLVIVLASHFGKEFTPEVQAAWQKVVAGVANALSHKYH encoded by the exons ATGGTGAACTTCACTGCTGAGGAAAAGGCTCTGGTCAATGGCCTGTGGAGTAAGGTGAATGTGGAAGATATTGGTGGTGAAGCTCTGGGACG GCTTCTCGTTGTATACCCGTGGACTCAGAGGTTCTTTGACAGCTTTGGGAACttgtcctctgcctctgccataATGGGCAACCCGAGGGTCAAAGCCCATGGCAAGAAGGTGCTGACTTCTCTTGGAGAAGCCATTAAGAACCTAGACAACCTCAAGTCTGCCTTGGCTAAACTCAGCGAACTTCACTGTGACAAGCTACATGTGGATCCTGAGAACTTCAAG CTCCTGGGTAATGTGCTGGTGATCGTTTTGGCCAGTCACTTTGGCAAGGAATTCACGCCCGAGGTGCAGGCTGCCTGGCAGAAGGTGGTGGCTGGGGTGGCCAATGCTCTGTCCCACAAGtatcactga